A region of Vigna radiata var. radiata cultivar VC1973A chromosome 10, Vradiata_ver6, whole genome shotgun sequence DNA encodes the following proteins:
- the LOC106775360 gene encoding pirin-like protein gives MPQRKGCSVFNEPCFVAKKFLARPQHEGVGAVVRRSIGRFELKYFDPFLMLDEFSVTAPAGFPDHPHRGFETVTYMLQGAITHEDFEGHKGTIEAGDLQWMTAGRGIVHSEMPVAQGTQKGLQLWINLASKHKMIEPRYQEVLSKDIAEAEDDGVKVRVIAGESLGIKSPIYTMTPTMFLDFSLKPGGHLQQPIPETWNAFVYILEGEGIFGNMKSQPSNSHHILLLGHGDGLEAWNKSSKLLRFILVGGEPLGEPLVQFGPFVMNTQEEIDQTINDFENFANGFEKARDWRSEKEMN, from the exons ATGCCACAGAGAAAAGGTTGCAGTGTTTTTAATGAGCCTTGTTTTGTTGCCAAGAAATTCTTGGCAAGACCTCAGCATGAGGGAGTTGGAGCTGTTGTTAGAAGAAGCATAGGAAG GTTTGAGCTCAAGTACTTTGATCCCTTCCTTATGCTGGATGAATTCTCAG TTACTGCTCCTGCTGGTTTTCCTGATCATCCTCATAGAG GCTTTGAGACAGTCACATACATGTTGCAG GGAGCTATCACGCATGAAGATTTTGAAGGACATAAAGGGACTATAGAAGCTGGTGACTTGCAATGGATGACTGCTGGGAGAGGGATTGTGCACTCAGAAATGCCTGTTGCACAAGGAACACAAAAGGGTCTTCAATTGTGGATCAACCTTGCTTCCAAACATAAAAT GATTGAACCAAGGTATCAAGAGGTGTTGAGTAAGGACATAGCAGAAGCTGAGGATGATGGTGTGAAGGTTAGAGTTATAGCTGGGGAATCATTAGGGATAAAGTCTCCAATCTACACAATGACTCCAACCATGTTCTTGGATTTCTCTCTCAAACCTGGAGGACACTTGCAGCAACCTATACCAGAAACTTGGAATGCTTTTGTGTATATATTGGAAGGAGAGGGTATCTTTGGAAACATGAAATCTCAACCTTCAAATTCTCACCATATTCTTCTTCTTGGCCATGGTGATGGTCTAGAGGCATGGAACAAATCTTCTAAGCTCCTTAGGTTCATATTGGTTGGAGGAGAGCCTTTGGGGGAACCTTTAGTGCAATTTGGACCCTTTGTGATGAACACTCAAGAAGAGATTGACCAAACCATTAATGATTTTGAGAACTTTGCTAATGGATTTGAGAAAGCAAGAGATTGGAGATCTGAAAAGGAAATGAATTAA
- the LOC106776281 gene encoding beta-(1,2)-xylosyltransferase: protein MNRRTSLLIRTLIFLFILNSLSLFYYFTHHHSPKPSSSSSTLKSSPFKVNNYLTPISHQTHFSKPWPILPSYLPWPQSATTAPLRSCEAYFGNGFTHRRDVLHARDGAGWFRCWHSETLRSSVCEGGRLRMVPERIAMASGGESLTAVIGRREEEELPAFQEGAFEVDGGGFVDRKFLVDREFLDRFVPRGEVTRHTMRDLIGKIRIVGGKDFECDEWIEEPTLLVTRFEYANLFHTVTDWYSAYVSSRVTGLPNLPHLIFVDGHCMAPLEETWKALFSSLRYAKNFSGSVCFRHAILSPLGYETALFKGLTEDIDCSGVPAKELWQKPDDHKTARLSEFGEMIRAAFGLPLNIRRDGKPLFGHNVLFVRREDYLAHPRHGGKVESRLSNEQEVFESLKSWVSGYKGCKINLVNGLFAHMSMKDQVRAIQDASVIIGAHGAGLTHIVSALPKTVILEIISSQFRRPHFAYIARWKGLEYHAINLAGSHADPGTVIKELTDIMKSLGC, encoded by the exons aTGAACAGAAGAACAAGTTTGCTTATTCGAACTCTCATATTCCTCTTCATCCTTAACTCTTTGTCTCTCTTCTACTACTTCACCCACCACCACTCACCAAAaccctcttcatcttcttcaacgTTAAAATCTTCTCCTTTTAAAGTTAACAACTATCTCACACCTATTTCCCACCAAACGCACTTTTCAAAGCCATGGCCTATTCTTCCCTCCTACCTACCCTGGCCGCAGAGCGCCACCACCGCCCCTCTCCGCTCCTGCGAGGCCTACTTCGGGAACGGATTCACACACCGCCGTGACGTTCTCCACGCCCGAGACGGTGCCGGGTGGTTCCGGTGTTGGCACAGCGAGACTCTCCGGAGCTCCGTGTGCGAGGGGGGCAGGTTGCGCATGGTGCCCGAGAGGATCGCGATGGCGAGCGGTGGGGAGAGTCTGACGGCAGTGATTGGGCGGAGGGAGGAGGAGGAGTTGCCGGCGTTTCAAGAAGGTGCTTTTGAGGTTGACGGGGGTGGATTCGTTGACCGGAAGTTTCTGGTTGACCGTGAATTTTTGGATCGGTTTGTACCGAGGGGAGAGGTCACGAGGCACACCATGAGGGACTTGATCGGCAAGATTAGGATCGTGGGAGGGAAGGATTTTGAATGTGATGAG TGGATTGAGGAACCAACACTTCTGGTGACACGTTTTGAGTATGCTAATCTTTTTCATACTGTTACAGACTGGTACAGTGCTTATGTTTCTTCTAGAGTCACTGGTCTGCCTAATCTACCACATTTGATCTTTGTTGATGGCCACTGTATG GCTCCTCTTGAAGAGACATGGAAGGCTTTATTCTCAAGCCTCAGATATGCCAAAAACTTCAGTGGTTCAGTTTGTTTTCGTCATGCTATTCTCTCACCATTGGGATATGAGACAGCATTGTTTAAAGGACTAACAGAAGATATAGATTGTTCTGGTGTTCCTGCAAAAGAACTGTGGCAAAAGCCCGATGACCACAAAACTGCACGCCTTTCTGAGTTTGGAGAAATGATAAGAGCAGCATTTGGGCTACCTTTAAACATACGGCGTGATGGAAAACCACTCTTTGGACACAATGTCCTCTTTGTTCGCCGAGAAGATTATTTAGCTCATCCACGTCATGGTGGTAAAGTTGAATCACGACTAAGTAACGAGCAAGAAGTCTTTGAGTCCTTGAAGAGCTGGGTATCTGGTTATAAAGGGTGTAAAATTAACCTTGTCAACGGATTGTTTGCACACATGTCAATGAAGGATCAGGTTCGAGCCATTCAAGATGCATCAGTCATCATTGGCGCACATGGGGCTGGTCTTACTCATATAGTATCTGCATTGCCTAAAACTGTGATTTTGGAGATCATTAGCAGCCAATTCAGACGCCCCCATTTTGCATATATTGCACGGTGGAAAGGTTTGGAGTATCATGCTATCAACCTTGCCGGATCACATGCCG